The nucleotide window ATGCTCTTCATAAGTATTAGAAAAAACCGAAGTCCCGTCGCCTCTGGCAAAAAAATACAAGTACGTGGTCTTTGGCGTGTCCACGATCGCGTCAATCGCGTTTAATCCCGGCGAACAGATCGGGCTTGGCGGCAGATCATAATTTTTGTAAGTATTGTACGGCGATTTGATCTCCAGATCTTTGTACAGCACTTCTTTCTTGCGCGGATTGCCGAGAGCGTATTTGATCGTCGGGCAGGAGCCGAGATGCATGCGGATGCGCAGGCGGTTGTAGTAAACGCCGGCAATGAGCGGCATCTCCGCTTTAAACACCGCTTCTTTTTCCACGATCGAGGCCAGTGTCAGCAGCTCGTGAATATTGTAGGCGCCGGCCGCTTCCCGCAGACGCGGATAGATTTTTTTCTCAAAACGCCCCAGCATAAAATCCAGCACGGCCTGCGGCGTAGTGTCTTCGGCAAAAATATACGTATCGGGATACAGATAGCCCTCGAAAAAAACCGCGCCGGTCAATTTATTGTCCACGAGAAAAGGATAGCGTTCGCGCCAGTACTGCGGATCATACGCGGCAAAATAATCCGCGAAAACTTTCTTACCGGCCACGCCGGCTTTATCCAGCGCCGCGACTATTTCCTGCAGAGAATATCCTTCAGGGATCACCACCTGTTTTGACGAAGTCAAACTCAAACCATGCCGTTCGCCCAGTGTTTCCATAATTCTTTTCAGCGGCAGGCGCGGCGAAAGAACAAACTCGCCGGCATGCAACCTGCGATCATAACGCCCCAAACGCACAGCCAGCCGGGTGTTAAATTTATTCCGTACCAGACCATTGGCGTGTAGCGCGGCCACGACATCCTGCGCCGTGCTATTCCTCGGCACTTTGAGCAAAAAAGCGCGCCGCGAAAAACTATTATCCGCGCCTAAAAAAACCGTCGACCAGAGCGTTAACAGCAGCACCGCCGGCAGTACATAACGGTAAAATACCTGGCGCAGAAACCGGCGGTTTTTGCGCAGATAACTATTTGCTTTATTTAAATATTTTTTAAATTTACTCCGCACTTTGTGCCCTCAAATAATCTTCCAGCAAAATACAGGCCGCCAGTGAATCAACTTTTGTCCGGCGTTCTTTGACGGACAGCCCGTATTGTAACATCATCTTGTGCGCTTCCGCAGTGGACAAACGTTCGTCGTAAAACTCGACCGGCAAATGCAACGCCGCCAGTTCTGCCGCAAATTTACGCACGTTTTGCGCGGCAATTTCCTCACGGCCGGAGAGAGCCAGCGGCAGGCCTAAAATTATTTTTTGAATATTTCTAGCCTGGATAATCTGCCGCAGCTTTTTTATTTTTTCCGAATTGTTCTCGATAAATTCCAGCGGCGTGATCAGACCAAGCTGATTACTGGCCGCCAGACCGATCCTTTTACTACCATAATCGACAGCCAGAAAATTGGTCATTTCGACTCCGCTCAATGACCGACCAGTTCAACGGCTGCCCGCAAAGCCGCCGCAAGACCGTCAGGGTTGGCGCCGCCGGCCTGCGCCAGATCGGGTTTACCGCCGCCACGTCCGGATACCAAAGGGGCAATTTCTTGAATGATCTTATTGGCGTTAAATTCCGGCGTTTGGTATTTCGGCGTGACCGCAGCCAGCAAAATCGCTTTGCCAGAATCCTCCGCGCCCAGCACGACCACACCTTCGCCCAGATAATTGCGCAGGCTGTCCGCCACAGCCGCGGCGGCGGCGCGGTCTGCCACTCCGATATTTACCGCGATGACCGGAATATTTTTGATCTCTTTTTTCTGCCGCGTGTATTCGCTAACTTTGGCCAGAGCCGCCTGCAGTTTTTGCTTCTCTAACTGTTTCTGCTCGTTTTTTAATTGCTCTTTTTTCTGTTCAATATTTTGACAGCCGGTTTGCAACTGCCTATCCAGCTCCGGCGGCGCGGCCTGCGCGTCAAAGGACATCTCTGGCAAACCCAGTTTGTTTAATTCCGTGTTCAGCCGGACGAATTCCTGCGCGTAATAAACAGCCACCGCGTCACCGGCCGCCGCTTCGATGCGCCGGATACCCGTGGATAGCGCCGACTCAGAAACCAATTTAAAAATTTTAAGGTCGCCGGTATTGGCCACATGCTGGCCGGCGCAAAATTCTCTGGAAAAATCGCCAATCGACACCA belongs to Candidatus Margulisiibacteriota bacterium and includes:
- the ruvX gene encoding Holliday junction resolvase RuvX, coding for MTNFLAVDYGSKRIGLAASNQLGLITPLEFIENNSEKIKKLRQIIQARNIQKIILGLPLALSGREEIAAQNVRKFAAELAALHLPVEFYDERLSTAEAHKMMLQYGLSVKERRTKVDSLAACILLEDYLRAQSAE
- the mltG gene encoding endolytic transglycosylase MltG encodes the protein MRSKFKKYLNKANSYLRKNRRFLRQVFYRYVLPAVLLLTLWSTVFLGADNSFSRRAFLLKVPRNSTAQDVVAALHANGLVRNKFNTRLAVRLGRYDRRLHAGEFVLSPRLPLKRIMETLGERHGLSLTSSKQVVIPEGYSLQEIVAALDKAGVAGKKVFADYFAAYDPQYWRERYPFLVDNKLTGAVFFEGYLYPDTYIFAEDTTPQAVLDFMLGRFEKKIYPRLREAAGAYNIHELLTLASIVEKEAVFKAEMPLIAGVYYNRLRIRMHLGSCPTIKYALGNPRKKEVLYKDLEIKSPYNTYKNYDLPPSPICSPGLNAIDAIVDTPKTTYLYFFARGDGTSVFSNTYEEH